Below is a window of Solanum stenotomum isolate F172 chromosome 7, ASM1918654v1, whole genome shotgun sequence DNA.
ATACCTCAAATGCGCCGGTAAAGCTCCACTTCAATTGATTCGTCTTCAGTCGAGGAATTACAACAGACAATACTGGCATTGTTGGCCTATATTTGGCTATCAATCTGAGCATGTAAAGGTAACCATTTACAGctcttaataataaatatatagtataaattCTAAGAAATTTTGTAAGAACAGAGACATTACCGTGCTGCCCTTCCAGATGAAGTGAAACAAATAATTACTGATGCTTTCACCTTAATTGCTGCCCGGACCTAAACGACAAGTGGATAAATAGTCATTTATGTAAAACTTGTACACAAATGaagaaatcaattaaatttCTGGAATTCTATCATTTCAAGAAACGGATTTATGTCCAAAAGAATACCGCAGAGGATGCAATTGATTCCAGGTGTGACATGGGCTCCCCAACAAATTTGACTGTTCTCTTGAAGTATAGATCTTGGTTAAAGACCTTCTCTGCCTGCAAGGAAATTAATTGTTAACTAGGGCAACTCCCTATACTCTctgggaaaaaaaaaaaggaaggtgGTAAACACTACGAGGGGGTGGGGACTTAGAGTATCTGATACAATTTAGGGAGAACCACACTCCAAAAGCTAGCCATTGAGGTGGAAGCGCCCAAGGCTATATAGGCCTCACATCAGCTCCCCATTAAACTGGTGTGGGACTCAAGTCCCATACTTTATAACAGGATCATAACAAACCATCATGCTCAGCAGCCGTCGTCCTTGATGGCTATGCGCTAGACCATTTCTAGCCCTGGGCTAACACTGTAATACCGGTGTCACCATCCAAGGCACGCCGAGTACGTAGGGCAGTGGGTGTCTCTGATACCCAAAAACTAGCTATTGAGGTGGGAGAGCCCAAAGCTATATAAGCCCCACATCAGCTCCCCATTAAACCTATGTGGGACTAAAGTCCCGTACATTGCAATAGGATCATAACAGTATCCCTCATCCCATAATCTGATCCTGAAGATAACTACTACGCCGTGTATTTGACAAGAGTAGACTTTACTGAGAAAATGTCCCTTAATATATCATAGAATAAACCAACTACTGATGCCTTGGCAGGTAAAAAGGTGTTCAAATGGAAAACATTGTAGAATGTACTTAACGTGGAAAATATTGCCAAAAGAGTAAACTGTGATATTGCACACAGATCCTCTTATTTCACACAAAGATtcaggaaaaaaatgaaaatcaccTCAGCACAAATTCTTCCAACAGTTGAAATAGTCTCAATCGGGTATAATCCACGTAGAGTTTCAGCACCAAGAAGAATTGCATCAGTACCTGCACAAACGTTAAATGTCAAAGCTCCTACCAGAAACAAACTAACAAGACATCATATGAAGGATGACAAAAGGAACTGAAATCTTCAGAGGCAATAAGGGACAGTAGAACCACTAAGATGGGCAGCAAGATTACCATCCAAGACAGCATTAGCAACATCTGTTGCTTCGGCACGAGTTGGCCTAAGATTGTCAGTCATACTATCAACAACACGTGTTACTACAGCAGGCTTGCCAGCCATGTTACACTTGTAAACAGCTGCCTTCTGGAACAAGAACACCTGTGTACCACTCAAAAATTAGTTGAATGATGATCCTACAAAGAAATGATGATTATAATACCATTCAGTATTTTGCAACGATGATAAGTTAACAGGAGAGATTGGAGCGTTTGCCTCCATATCACTCAATTCAATTGCTAAATGGATCCATTGCACCCCCAAAAGCTGAAACACTGGGGTTTGGTTGGCGGATAAAGATAATAATCCCGGGATTACCAACAAAACAACATACCCGTGTAATCAaacaagtggggtttggggagggtatACTGTACTTAGATCTTACCCTAACTtggaaggtagagaggttgtttccgatagaccctcagctcaaaaagaaaaaacgaGAAGAAAAATTAACAGAATCAAACTTACCTTCTCAGGTGGGAGATCTATACCAAGGTTTCCACGAGAAAGGATGATCCCATCAGCCTCTTGAAGTATATCATCAAAATGTGTCAAGCCCTACGTAAATCACCACGGGAAGAAGTAAATTGCAAGCCTGACAATTAATGATATTCAATACCAATCTCACAAAGAACTATCCAAATGAAAAAAGATCAGACAGAAAATAACAGTTTACCAACTAACCTCTTCGTTTTCAATTTTGGCAAAGATCAGAGTTTGGCTTAGATCACCCAGCTTACATAAGAATTCACGTGCctgaatttatgaaagaataaagatccaatgagtttgatttgGTATTCAAGCTGTTATAAACCTAAATGAATAATGTTGTCCCCTCTCAACAGTTTAACTTTTAGACTAGGTGCTCACACAAACCACGTATGGTACTAACGAAGACAAAGGTCCAAAAGTCTTAGATTCAAGCCTCACCACTCATAAACCAGAAATATTCACGTACTTGACCATTAAAAGACAGAATCAAACATGAGCAGGGGCGTGTAACAGATctaaatataaatgaaaaacatGAACACTCAATACAACACTAACTATTAAATGTAGCATTATGAGGACCATCAATGTGGTTAATTGAATCAAGAAAATACATAACCAAAAAACAAGACAGTGCAATCATTACCTCACGAACATCCTTAGCATGCCTGGTAAATGATaatgaaagaaaatcaattttgttttggACTCCCCATGTGCTAATAACCTGATTCAATTAGCATGCCAAGAGCaccacaaaaaaatcaaaaaggaTTGCTGCACAAAGCCAAGCCATTAACGAGGCAGATGACAGAGAAATAAGTAGTTTGAGGGAGGGATAATCGCTATAATTCAAAACTAATATGCTTGCATTAACATTAAAGTAGTATAGTCATTAGCCAATATTACAAGTACCAAAGATAATAGAGGAACCCTTGGAAACTCTTTCTGAGTGTAATACAAgttaaaacttcaaatatcaAGAGAAAGGACATAATTTTGGCACAAGCAAGATAGTCAATGTTGATATTGAATATCGGATGAGAATAAATATTGTTGATGGTGCTTAAAATAAAAGCCGATTGCCAAGATATTGCTACAGAAAGTGGAAAGATGGGAAGAAGAGAATATGAGTAGGTCCCACCAATCCATGCTTACATAACTAAACAAAACCACATCCATCTTAAGACTCATCTGATGCATACACACAAAGCCTAATTACAATTTCTATCAAATAGATAAGTAAATTTTAACACTTCTATTAAGTGCCCAAGTCCCTaagaataacaacaacaataacaacatatccCGTGTAATCCCTTAAGTGCGGTAAGCGGGGGGGTAGTATGTACACAGTCTTCCTACCTTCtagaggtagagaggctatttCAGATAGAGCCTCAGCTCAAGTCCTCAAGAATAAACAGCCATATTTACTCAACCACAAAGTTCTCACAGAATTTTTTCCATAACCATGTGAGCTTGTAACATGAACTTCACTATTTGCACACATAATGAACAGGATGATTTTTATCGGTTCTATGAAGTTTGAGTAACTTACCTTCTTATCTTTATCTGAGAGAGTAGGTAAATCAATATGAATCTGAGCAGCATGCAGAGTGAACAATGACCCAGTTAACGTGGCAGAGTTCTTTACAATGCAAACTACATCATCCCCTTTCACTTGATCTACCTGTGCAACGACATTTGGAATTCTTAATCAGCGGATTCAAACAACCTTAAACTGCTTTCTTACTGGAGCAGTAGAAATGTATTAATCCTTCTGTTTTAATTAGTTtgtcttattttcctttttagtttgtttaaaaaacgAATGcctctttccctttttgacaacttttttatttacaaCATTCCACATGAGATGGTTAAGAtgacaaaattaaaggacattttggtacattcaacatatctttttttttataacattaaATTATTTACATTCAACATATCTTTAGCTTTAaaccacaagatttaaaagtcttttttactctcttaaactccatgtcaagtcaaaaccagacaagcaaattgaaatagagggagtacctgtctttgtcaaaaaaattcataattgtgCAGTTGCAAACACATTGCAAAATCTACTCATCGATCAACTTAAACATAAACAGCAGTAACTAAACACAACAGATTAAGAAAACATAGGGTGGCTAGGGAAATAAGGAGGCATTCTAATGTAATACCTCCAGCCACACAGACGTCGTTTCACTTCCTGTGAAGAGATATTGGCCAATAAAAATGGTGTCTCCCTTCTTCACTGCCTGCAAGAAAAAATTAACACCATAATTTAGTATCATGAAGGACATTCATCCCTCCTAATCGACAATATTGATGATATTCTCTCCATCAGATTCAGATTGAATTTTCTCTTTTCACTTCCATTGGAAACACTTTTTGGTTACTAACACGCACTGCAGAGGAAAATGCAAAGCAAAAACGAAGGGAACTAATTGAACCTTGGATAATCCACCAAAATTGATTGGAAACACTTCAGAAGATGCTTCCTGGCCTTCATCAGGTGTAAGAGTAATAGTTGCATCTGCCTCAAGTGAAATAGGTTTCTCACTCTTGTTAAGAACTGTTAGCTCCGGACCTGCAGTATCTAGCATGACCTaacaaaatgaaaacaaaaatagtCTTAATACCCTTGTCAAGTTACTGGACAATGCTCAACAGATGCAATGACATAGTCGTAACTAAATCCGTAAATAGAGGCTACGCAAAATGTGGAAGGAAATTATATGCTCTACAATTTATCCATTTAATTGTTCACAAATGCAAGATAATACTCCCTTTAactcaaaactaacaacactaCAACTATTTGACGAGTCCACTTTAAGTATCCACAGTTAAcagttttcaaatatattttaacaacTAAAACTTGTGATTTATAGAACATCTTATATAGTTTCTACACACACAGTActtattttaaaagggttaatagCACTTTATCACCTCTGTTGGTGATAAATATTGATTTTACTCCTTGTGACATCTGACTAAACACATTTGACTTCTAATTAATTGAAACGTGCACTTTTGATCCCTTTGCTTGTGAATATTCACAAATTTATCAATGATTCCAAATTGTTCCACCTCATGATTACTCATTTCCCATGATAATCTTGTACTATTACTCCATCCTCAACAATAATATAGttctaaaaatattcaaaacacAACATATCTCCTACGTAAAGGATCAAGAGGCACAAATTTCCATTAGTTGAAGGTTAAATGTGCTTTGTCGAATATCACAACGACTACAATCAAAATATAACTGAGTGACCGAAAGAGTTATGCAACAACGG
It encodes the following:
- the LOC125870467 gene encoding pyruvate kinase 1, cytosolic-like; the protein is MHSNHLLLEEPIRMASILEPSKAGFFPAMTKIVGTLGAKSRSVEVLSACLKAGMSVARFDFSLGDTKYHQETLENLKSAIKSTKKLCSVMLDTAGPELTVLNKSEKPISLEADATITLTPDEGQEASSEVFPINFGGLSKAVKKGDTIFIGQYLFTGSETTSVWLEVDQVKGDDVVCIVKNSATLTGSLFTLHAAQIHIDLPTLSDKDKKVISTWGVQNKIDFLSLSFTRHAKDVREAREFLCKLGDLSQTLIFAKIENEEGLTHFDDILQEADGIILSRGNLGIDLPPEKVFLFQKAAVYKCNMAGKPAVVTRVVDSMTDNLRPTRAEATDVANAVLDGTDAILLGAETLRGLYPIETISTVGRICAEAEKVFNQDLYFKRTVKFVGEPMSHLESIASSAVRAAIKVKASVIICFTSSGRAARLIAKYRPTMPVLSVVIPRLKTNQLKWSFTGAFEARQSLIVRGLFPMLADPRHPAESTNASNESVLKVALDHGKASGVVKSHDRVVICQKVGDASVVKIIELEG